The Silene latifolia isolate original U9 population chromosome Y, ASM4854445v1, whole genome shotgun sequence sequence GGTCAATCAGGCCGGGTTCGGGTTGGGTCAATTTCGGATCGGGTCTGGAACGGGTCGGTTCAGCTCGGGTCTTGAGTTCAGGTGTCGGGTCGTGTTCAGGTCGGGCCCGGGTCGATTTCGGCTGAGGTAAggttcgggtcgggtccgggtcggATCAATTTTGTCAGGCCTACCCGTTATAACCCGATAAGAATTAATATTGAATTTTTTTTACCCGATATGAACCACTACATGATTTTTAACCCAACTGACCCGATCTATAACAACTGTCACCCAACCAAGTGTTCCACATTCCGACCCGATACCCGAGGTAAGTCATAACCTGAAATAATCCGACCAAACCCGATCTGACCCAAAAATATTCATGACTCGAATCAATCCGACATCACAATAACCCGAACTTGAAATAACTCGACTCGAATTCGACTCGACCCACCTGATTGCCACCTCTAGGCATAAAATTGAactagactaagcatgttttagtagaccgatcTAGTAATAGCGAGAGCTCACTagaacccgttctatggttgacaatgaTGCCGATAGGTGGTTGTCATTAGGCCTAACCAATTATCGTTATTAAGAATTCCTAGTTTGACATGAACAATTATTAATtcgcatgtgtgacccgattcCCCTAGGctctttattattattgatttcttTCATTATATTATCATTGTTTTACTAATCAAACAAAACACCAATCGTAACtgaccttgataaaattcactccatgacaacttgtttagcaactcccgtctccttgtgttcgacccctatgaATTTACTACATTCATTTATTAGCTAAGTCTAGTgtatctttgttaggtgtgcgatagcctatcacacAAGGACTGGGCTCTTTTATAGAATAAGGTTGAAGCATCGATTAAGTCTTTGTCTTTGTTATCTAGCTAATTGTAAAGGTGAGAAACTTAAGCTCTGCTTGATTCATCAAAGTGGACAGTCCCAAATACTTTTCAGTTCAGAGCAAGTTCATAAGGCACGATAaatctgttttcttatttttttttcgaaataatATCTTTTTATGCCAAATTTTTTTTGAATGAAATATTCTGATGGATATCCGTCCTTATCATTTCTAAGTATTATTCATTAACAAGGAGGATATCATATTAGAAAATTCTTAAAATATAAATAGATAATTGGTTAAAAGGAAAAGATTTTGCATATCTTTTATTTAACCTATCATTGCCTAAATTATGGAGATTTTATTGACTAACATTATCTCATATAAATAAGGCATAAGCGATTCATAAATTGTCATCTTTTGCACTTCACAATTCCTACGTTTGAAAGCATACACTTTTTATCAGATTTGTGAAATTCGGTTTAAAAGAAATTTTATCTTTGCAAAAGTATTTTTCGTGCCTTAGAGAATTCGTTTCGAGTGTTTAAGTCTTCTCATCTTTAGACATATTTTGTCCTCCATTGTTCCAAGTTGAGAACCGTATTAGGAAACAATAAGAGTTGTACTATTCTTTTGGTGAGAAAATAGTCTTTGGGGTACGGGCTTGTACTCGAGTTGCACGATCGGGTTGGTTGTGGGTATTCTTTTTGTAATCGAGTTTGGTTATAATGGAAATAATGAAAAATAGAGAGCgtggacgtagacctttagaAAGTAGGTCGAACCACATTAAGATTCTGGTGTTCTCGTTTTGTCATTGCTTTTATTTTCTCGTTGCTTTTCTCTTTTGGTATTCACGTATACAGTCAGATTAATACATCACAATTCATATTGTTTGAATAGTCCCCTGAACTGTTCAATTTACGTGTGTACTAATTCAGAATCATTCGTAACTCTTTtatcgctttaaattttaaaatggtacttaattcaccccctccctctCTTATGTTCCGGATATGTAAACTCAACAGAAACAACGGAAAATATATCAAGATTGGAGCGGGAAAAGCTAATTGAAGGGAGTGGTTGTAGTTTAAACCCCTTCTACACGAATTCGTTTACAAGATCCAAACATACAGGGGTAGGTTAATGATGTTATTAGGCCACAATTACACCATtccatgaatatttttttttaataacacCTTAACGAAAGCACTATTTTCGGACATTTTTAGATCATATTATTACTGAGAGACctctcttatgataatttgtGATAATTTGTGTTAATGTGACGATTATGTTAGGGTAATTTACACAAGCTTGGCAAGCTTTCAAGTAAAGTTTTTTTTCATCATTGAATACAACAGTACTAATCTTGATCAATCGAACATGGAAATAGAAACATAACTAGAAAAAAACATTAGGAACATTAAACATACAAATCCTTCAAATCTGACCAATTGACAAGACATCAGAATTTATGATACTCAGTATTTGTACGAAATTAAAAATATAATACGAAGTACTATTATTAATCTGATGATACTCATAAGTCATATTACTACGGATTCTCACTGGTCCGGATTCTCTCAATTACATGAAAAGAAATGAACCTCAATTACTTTTGAACGGTGCGGATTAAATCTTGGGACGATCTAGTGGTTGCaatttttttcataaaattaatGTTTTAAAGAATGGAGAgagaaaatatattaaaataaGAGTGTATTAGAGAGAAAATGGACAGAAATTAATGAAGAGAATCCAAATTGAAATCTCACAATGATAGTATGGGACTAACCCCTACAACTATTAAAATTAGTGGATAAATGGGTACATATGTCTCACATTACATTAacataagacggttttataagaGACTAATTGTGATAACTTTTGTaatttgtaaaaacaaaaagaaaaacaaaaaagacaAAATACCTTATCATCAACATAAGTAGCCCAGAAACGATGGACGACACGATCGTAAGGATCGGAAGGGAGAATGGACATCCCAGATGAAAAAGCTTCATCAATGTACTCAACAATCAGATTTGATTCACAAACCGGCTTGTCATTAAGCAACAAAACCGGTATTTTTTTGTGAATCGGGTTCATAGTTTCTGCAATGAAATCATATTCAATAGATTTTAAGTTTAGTGCAGTTCTTGGCCTCATCACAAATGGGCTTGGCCATGCTCCTAACACTTTCACATCACAATTTCTCTCTGCCATTTTTGCTTCACTGTTATTTTTTTTCTACAAAAAGTGGCGATGTGAATTTCTGGAAGAAATGTGTTttaatttttgatgattttaTGTAACCGTGTGGTTATGATAAACTAAAAATAAGAGGAGAGTGAAAACATAGGGAGACGTTTTTGCTGGTAAACGAACTCAATTAATAGCTTAATAACTTGGGCCTATTTATAGGCATACATGAACAAACAAATCTACTAAAACCACTTCCTATAAGCATGTAACTAACATAGGTAGTGCACAACTCATGTTCCAATTTTTATGGTCTCCACTAACACAAAACTCATATTATTAGGAAACATACTAACCACTACCTAATATTTAGAAAACAAATATTTGACCAATTATTTTTGGAACATAATAATCCAACAGCGTTGGAGAGTGTATATATCGATAGGCTTTGGAAGAAGTCAAATGATTTGTCCTTTCTTTATTCTACAAATTCTCATTATTTAAGAAAGACGTATTGTTACTCTCTAAAattcctctctctaaaattccCAAATAAATCTCCCAAAAaaaaatcccaaaccctaatcttCTTTACCCCCCCTCCCCACCCCATGCTAGCCCTTTATAACGCCGGTTATTGGGCCTCCTCGAGGCTGATCTCCGGCGATTTATCTCCAAACCATCAATAATGTTCGTGTTAAATCATTTTTAGCctacttgtttcttcttctttcgaTTTTTTAGTGGGTTTCTCTTGATTTGGTTCTTTATTGGTTGTTGAAAGTTGAATAAGAGGGCTAGTCGTTGGGTTTGGTGGTAGTGATGGTTGGATTGGCGGTGGCGGTTTTTCATTTTTTGTTGTTTGTTCTCTTTTccgttttcttttctttcttgtcCTTCCTTTTAGGTTTAGTTTTCTGTTTGCTTATTTTGTTCTCTCTCTGTTGGAGAGTTTTGTCCCCACTTATGGTGGGTTTGCTCCCACATTATGTGGGCTTTATCTCCCATTATGGGAGTAGTAGATCTAAGCGGAAGATCGGTGCTTTCCTTGTTTCTCCTATGGTGTTGCAGATAATGCCGGTGAGTCGGATACAAGAGGTTAGATCATAAAAAACTCATCTTTCTCAAAACTTCAACAGATCTGAGATCCCCTCGCGAAAGGCTGTGTGAAGAAA is a genomic window containing:
- the LOC141626915 gene encoding glutathione S-transferase U15-like, yielding MAERNCDVKVLGAWPSPFVMRPRTALNLKSIEYDFIAETMNPIHKKIPVLLLNDKPVCESNLIVEYIDEAFSSGMSILPSDPYDRVVHRFWATYVDDKILTLMETLFRLTQMRNQTSGNMSCRHEAHRYPEDDQFYLDFMIFLVVRILLYSVIIYVSFFCLSRFVLYFLGILTVSTFKFCIYVELLFFT